The genomic stretch GTCGAAGATCGCGGTTTTCGCAGCCGCAGGCGTCACAGCGTTGACGAGGATGTCGTGCTGCGCCAGTTCCTTGCCGAGCGACTTCGTCAGCGCGATCAGGCCGGCCTTGGAGGCCGAGTAATGTGCGGCGTTCGGATTGCCTTCCTTGCCGGCGATCGAGGCGATGTTGACGATGCGGCCGTAGCCTTGGCTGATCATCGCCGGCGCGATCGCCTTGCAGCAGATGAAGGGGCCATCGAGATTGATGCGCAACACCTTGCGCCATTCGTCGAGGTCGGTTTCCCACACCGTCTTGTTGACGCCGGCAATCCCGGCATTGTTGACGAGGATGTCGATCTTGCCGAACGCTTTCAACGTATCGTCGCGGGTCTTTTCGACTGCGGCGAGATCGGAAACATCGACCTTGAAGGCGCTGACGGAAAGGCCGATTTCCTTGGCGGTTTTTTCGGCAAAGGGCAGGTCGTGATCCCAGATCGCGACTTTTGCGCCGGACGCAACGAAGCGCTCGGTAATCGCGCGCCCAAAGCCCTGCGCGCCGCCGGTGACGACAGCGCAGCGGCCGTTCAGATCGATCTTGTTCATGCGTTTTTCCTTGATTTAAAGCGTCCAGCCGCCGTCGATGATGTGGGCGACGCCGGTCGTGAATGCGCTTTCATTGCTGGCGAGGTAGACCGCCAGCAGTGCGATTTCTTCTGCGGTGCCGAGCCGGCCCATCGGTTGCCGCGACACGAACATCTCGCGCCCATTGGGGCCTGCGGCGGCCGCGCGCTCCAGCATCGAGGGCGTCTCGATGGTGCCGGGGCAAATGCAATTGCAGCGTACGCCTTTGGTGATGAAGTCGGCGGCGACGGCCCGCGTCAGTGCCGCGACCGCGGCCTTGGTCGCGCCATAGACGTAGCGATTGGGTGCGGCCTTGAACACGCCGGCCGCCGACGAGATGTTCACGATCGAGCCGCCGCCGGCTTCCAGCATGCCCGGCAGGAACGAGCGGATCGTGCGGTGCATCGACTTGACGTTGAGGTCGAACGAGAAATCCCAGTCCTCATCGGAGCAATCGAGCACCGTGCCGTGATGCACGAAGCCCGCGGCGTTGAGCAGGATGTCGGTCTTGCCGGCGCGCTTGGCCATGGCGGCGACGGCCGCACTATCGCGTGCGTCGAGTTTTGCGATTTCCGCGATGCCCTCTTTCTTGAGGTCCGCAAGCTTGCTCTCGTCGATGTCGGTGGCGAACACGGTGGCGCCCTCGCGCGCAAAGGCCACCGCACAGGCGCGGCCGATACCCACCGCAGCCGCGGTCACGAATGCACGTTTGCCTTTCAGGCGGTCTGACATTTCTTTCTCCTTGGAGCAGTCGAGATTATTTCTCGGTGTCATACGCGGGCTTGACCCGCGTATCCATCTTCTCAAGAAGGATGGATTGCCGGGTCAAGCCCGGCAACGACCGTCTTGGGGCCTAATGATTATCCCGCGCGACACCGACCGTGCCTGCGATGTCGTGATAGCGCGTGGCGAGCTCCATGCAGGCGCCGGTGGCCTGCTGGCCGACGGTCGAGCGATACAACTCCTGCCACGGTGTCTGGTTGGCCGGATATTTGAAGCCGCCATCGGCTTTGAGTTTGGCGTGCCGCTTCTTGAGCTCCTCGTCCGAGATCAGGATGTTCGCGCTGCCCTTGTTGAGGTCGATGCGAACCTTGTCACCGGTCCGAAGGATCGCCAGCCCGCCGTTGGCGGCGGCTTCCGGCGTGGCGTTGAGGATCGACGGCGAGCCCGAGGTGCCGGATTGCCGGCCATCGCCGATGCAGGGCAGCGACAGGATGCCGCGTTTGATCAGCGCGGTGGGCGGCTGCATGTTCACGACCTCGGCACCGCCGGGATAGCCGATCGGGCCGGTGCCGCGCACGAACAGCACGCAGTGTTCGTCGATATTGAGCGAGGGGTCGTCGATCCGGTGGTGATAGTCTTCCGGGCCTTCGAACACGATGGCGCGGCCTTCGAACGCATTGAGGTCTTTCGGGTTGCTCAGATAGCGGTCGCGAAATTCCTTCGAAATCACGCTGGTCTTCATGATCGCGGAATCGAAGAGATTGCCGCGCAAGACGAGGAAGCCCGCGTCCTTCACCAGCGGCTTGTCGTAGCTCCAGATCACGTCGCTGTCGGGTTTCGCCGCCTCGCGGCAATTGTCGCCCATGGTGCGGCTGTTGACGGTGATGGCGTCTTCATGGATGCGCTTGTGCGCCATCAATTCGCGCACCACCGCAGGCACGCCGCCGGCGCGGTGAAATTCCTCGCCGAGATAGAAGCCGGCCGGCTGCATGTTGACCAGCAGCGGAACGTCGTGGCCGAGCTTCTGCCAATCGTCGATCGACAGATCCACGCCGATATGGCGGGCCAGCGCGTTGATATGGATCGGCGCATTGGTCGAGCCGCCGATCGCCGAATTCACCACGATGCAGTTCTCGAACGCCTTGCGGGTCAGGATGTCGGAGGGTTTTAAGTCCTCCCAGACCATATCGACGATGCGCAGCCCGGTCTCATAGGCGATCTGGCCGCGCTCGCGATAGGGCGCGGGGATCGCCGCGCAACCCGGCAGCGACATGCCGAGCGCTTCCGCCAGCGAATTCATGGTGGAGGCGGTGCCCATGGTGTTGCAATGGCCGACCGAGGGGGCCGAGGAGGCCACGATGTTCATGAATTCCTCGTAGTCGATGTCGCCCGCGGCCAGTTGCTCGCGCGCTTTCCAGACCACCGTTCCCGAGCCCGTGCGCTGGCCCTGGTGCCAGCCGTTCAGCATCGGGCCGCCCGACAGCACGATGGCCGGCAGATTGACGGTCGCCGCCGCCATCAGACAGGCCGGCGTGGTCTTGTCGCAGCCGGTGGTGAGGACCACGCCGTCAAGGGGATAGCCGAACAGGATTTCGACCAGGCCGAGATAGGCGAGGTTGCGGTCCAGCGCCGCGGTCGGGCGCTTTCCGGTCTCCTGGATCGGATGCATCGGAAATTCCATCGCAATGCCGCCGGCGGCGCGGATGCCCTCGCGGACCCGGTGTGCCAATTCGAGATGATGACGGTTGCACGGCGACAGGTCGTTGCCGGTCTGGGCGATGCCGATGATCGGCTTGCCGGACTGCAGTTCATGCCGGGTCAGGCCGTAATTGAGGTAGCGCTCGAGATAGAGCGCGGTCATCCCCGGATTATGCGGGTTGTTGAACCACTCCAGCGATCGGAGTTTGCGACCTTTGCCATTGCCGGCGGCATCGTGCCCGTTGGTGAGGTCTTTTTTCATTGGTTTTCTCCCGCAATGCAAATTCTTGGAGCCCGTTCGGGGCTTTGACTTCTACCATGCGCAAAATTGCACGCATTACAAACCCGGTGGCCGCTGCGCATCGTCACCTTGGGAATGCAACCTTAGTTCAAGAACTTTGGTTGCGCTATCATTTTGTCTTTTTCCGGAACTGACCGTTGCGCGCGCGGGCACGGCGTCAGTTCCGCGGCGCCGAGCTTTGCCGTTTCATGACACTGAATCCGAGATCAACAACCGGTTGCGCCGGCCGCCGGCCCTCGATGGCCTCGATCACCATCGTGGCAGCGTCCCTGCCCATTTCGTACCGGTTGGTGCGCACGCTGGTTAGCGTTGGGACCGCGGATGCCATGAATTCGAGGTCATTGAATCCCATGATCGCCATCTGCTCGGGAACCGAAATGTGCCGGCGCTGGCATTCGAACAAAGCGCCCAAAGCGAGGTCGTCATTGACGCAGAACACCGCCTCGATATCCGGCGCCTTGGCAACGAGATCGGCAAACAGCGTACCGCCCAGCGTGACCGAGGTTGGCGTGGACGTTGTGACAACACGTCGCGGGTCGAACAGCGCGGCGTCATTCATGGCGGCCTGATAGCCTTCGAACCGCCGCTGCACCCGCGGATCCATGCGTGCGCCGAGGAAACCGATCCGCCGGTATCCCTGCTCGAGAAGATGGGAAATGCCCGCGCGGGCGGCGTCAAAATGCGAGAAGCCGATCATCATGTCGACCGGAGCAGGGCCGATTTCCATGATCTGGACGATCGGGCAATCCACCGATTCCAGGATCGTGCGGGATTCGGCGGTCTGATTAATTCCGGTCACGATCAGCCCGGCCGGCTTTTGCGCCAGGAACAGTCGCAGCAGTTTTTCCTCCTGGAAGATACTGTAGCGCGTATTGGCCAGCTGGATGCTGTAGCGGCTGCCGTCGAGGGTATCGTAGATGCCGCGCAAAACGTCCGAGAATACGTTGTTGGTCAATGACGGGATCAGAACACCGACAACTTCGGTCCGCTGCGAGGCGAGCGCGCGCGCGGCAAGGTTCGGCACATATCCGAGTTCTTTCGCCGCGCTCTCGACCCGCACGCGTTTGCCGACGGATAGTGCGGCCGGATTCCTGAAGAAGCGCGATGCGGTAATTGGGCTCACGCCGGCAAGCTTGGCGACTTCGGTCAGCCGGATCTTGTCGGGCTTCGTGCGCTTTCGTCCCATCCGGCGCTCATATCACAGGCACTGCGTCAAACAAACTCATATTGACAGCGCTACCAACTGATTGCTAATCGAACAATTGCCAAAACCGTATAAACTGCGGACAATATCGGTCCGACCAGACTTCGTACCAACATGAAGTCGGAACAAAAATAACAGAGCGGTGGCGGCGTTCGGTCGTAAGTCGCCGGAAATACTCGAGGGAGGGACGTGGATGTCGTCGGTACAGATTCGCGACGTGCGAAAGTCGTTCGGTAATTTCGAAGTTCTGCACGGCGTCTCGATCCCGATCGAGGATGGCGAGTTCGTCGTTCTGGTCGGCCCCTCCGGCTGCGGCAAGTCGACGTTGCTGCGGATGCTCGCGGGGTTGGAAAACATCACCTCCGGCACGATTTCGATCGGCGACAAAGTCGTCAACAATGTCCAGCCCAAAGAGCGCGACATTGCGATGGTGTTCCAGAACTATGCGCTCTATCCGCACATGACGGTCGCCGACAATATGGGCTTCTCGCTCAAGCTGCGTGGCGCAAAGGCGGAAGAAATCTCGAGCGGCGTCAACCGCGCCGCGGAAATTCTCGCATTGACCCCGCTGCTCGACCGTTATCCCCGGCAATTGTCCGGTGGACAGCGCCAGCGCGTGGCGATGGGCCGCGCCATCGTGCGCGATCCCCAGGTGTTCCTGTTCGACGAGCCGCTCTCCAACCTCGACGCCAAGCTGCGGGTTGCGATGCGCACCGAGATCAAGGAACTGCACCAGCGGTTGCGGACCACGACGGTCTACGTCACCCACGACCAGATCGAAGCCATGACCATGGCCGACAAGATCGTCGTCATGCATGACGGCATCGTCGAGCAGATGGGCACGCCGCTCGAGCTCTACGACCGTCCGGCCAACCAGTTCGTCGCGGGCTTCATCGGTTCGCCGGCGATGAATTTCCTCAAAGGCAAGGTGAAATCAAACGGCAGCGCCAGCTTCGAAGGTCCGAACGGCGTCAAACTGCCGCTGCAATCGGCGCCCGCCAATTCCGAAGGCCAGCCCGCCGTCTATGGCGTGCGGCCCGAGCACTTCACCATCGCCGACGACGGCGCCGAGGCCG from Bradyrhizobium sp. Ash2021 encodes the following:
- a CDS encoding SDR family NAD(P)-dependent oxidoreductase, whose protein sequence is MNKIDLNGRCAVVTGGAQGFGRAITERFVASGAKVAIWDHDLPFAEKTAKEIGLSVSAFKVDVSDLAAVEKTRDDTLKAFGKIDILVNNAGIAGVNKTVWETDLDEWRKVLRINLDGPFICCKAIAPAMISQGYGRIVNIASIAGKEGNPNAAHYSASKAGLIALTKSLGKELAQHDILVNAVTPAAAKTAIFDQLTQQHIDFMLSKIPKGRFVLVEELAAMVAWLASEDCAFSTGAVFDISGGRATY
- a CDS encoding SDR family oxidoreductase, which codes for MSDRLKGKRAFVTAAAVGIGRACAVAFAREGATVFATDIDESKLADLKKEGIAEIAKLDARDSAAVAAMAKRAGKTDILLNAAGFVHHGTVLDCSDEDWDFSFDLNVKSMHRTIRSFLPGMLEAGGGSIVNISSAAGVFKAAPNRYVYGATKAAVAALTRAVAADFITKGVRCNCICPGTIETPSMLERAAAAGPNGREMFVSRQPMGRLGTAEEIALLAVYLASNESAFTTGVAHIIDGGWTL
- a CDS encoding IlvD/Edd family dehydratase, yielding MKKDLTNGHDAAGNGKGRKLRSLEWFNNPHNPGMTALYLERYLNYGLTRHELQSGKPIIGIAQTGNDLSPCNRHHLELAHRVREGIRAAGGIAMEFPMHPIQETGKRPTAALDRNLAYLGLVEILFGYPLDGVVLTTGCDKTTPACLMAAATVNLPAIVLSGGPMLNGWHQGQRTGSGTVVWKAREQLAAGDIDYEEFMNIVASSAPSVGHCNTMGTASTMNSLAEALGMSLPGCAAIPAPYRERGQIAYETGLRIVDMVWEDLKPSDILTRKAFENCIVVNSAIGGSTNAPIHINALARHIGVDLSIDDWQKLGHDVPLLVNMQPAGFYLGEEFHRAGGVPAVVRELMAHKRIHEDAITVNSRTMGDNCREAAKPDSDVIWSYDKPLVKDAGFLVLRGNLFDSAIMKTSVISKEFRDRYLSNPKDLNAFEGRAIVFEGPEDYHHRIDDPSLNIDEHCVLFVRGTGPIGYPGGAEVVNMQPPTALIKRGILSLPCIGDGRQSGTSGSPSILNATPEAAANGGLAILRTGDKVRIDLNKGSANILISDEELKKRHAKLKADGGFKYPANQTPWQELYRSTVGQQATGACMELATRYHDIAGTVGVARDNH
- a CDS encoding LacI family DNA-binding transcriptional regulator — protein: MGRKRTKPDKIRLTEVAKLAGVSPITASRFFRNPAALSVGKRVRVESAAKELGYVPNLAARALASQRTEVVGVLIPSLTNNVFSDVLRGIYDTLDGSRYSIQLANTRYSIFQEEKLLRLFLAQKPAGLIVTGINQTAESRTILESVDCPIVQIMEIGPAPVDMMIGFSHFDAARAGISHLLEQGYRRIGFLGARMDPRVQRRFEGYQAAMNDAALFDPRRVVTTSTPTSVTLGGTLFADLVAKAPDIEAVFCVNDDLALGALFECQRRHISVPEQMAIMGFNDLEFMASAVPTLTSVRTNRYEMGRDAATMVIEAIEGRRPAQPVVDLGFSVMKRQSSAPRN
- a CDS encoding sn-glycerol-3-phosphate ABC transporter ATP-binding protein UgpC is translated as MSSVQIRDVRKSFGNFEVLHGVSIPIEDGEFVVLVGPSGCGKSTLLRMLAGLENITSGTISIGDKVVNNVQPKERDIAMVFQNYALYPHMTVADNMGFSLKLRGAKAEEISSGVNRAAEILALTPLLDRYPRQLSGGQRQRVAMGRAIVRDPQVFLFDEPLSNLDAKLRVAMRTEIKELHQRLRTTTVYVTHDQIEAMTMADKIVVMHDGIVEQMGTPLELYDRPANQFVAGFIGSPAMNFLKGKVKSNGSASFEGPNGVKLPLQSAPANSEGQPAVYGVRPEHFTIADDGAEAEIIVVEPTGSETQVFAKIGGEQVVAVFRERHEFSPGDKIRLKPDPSLVHLFDETTGKRLNG